The nucleotide window GACCACCTTCAATAATGTAGTCAACGCCTAAGCCCTTAAATATTTCTTTCAGCCCTTCTCCAATGGATACCGCTATAAAACCAACATCTTTTAGTTCAGTTGGTTGAACGGTTTCATTTTCATCTATATTCAATTGACTTTCATGTTGTTCACGCATATTGTCTATTTTAATGTTCGTTAGTTGTCCATACTCTAAACCTTTTTGTAAAGCATTTCCTGGGTCGTTTGTATGTACATGAATTTTAATAATGTCATCATCACAAACAACAACCACTGAATCCCCGATACTTTCTAAGAAGTCTCTAAATTGTAACTCCTCTTGAAACTCTTTATTTGTGTTGATAATAAACTCAGTACAATATCCAAACTTAATATCCTTTGGATCAATCATTTCTTGTGGACGAGCTTTTTTAACAGGTGCTTCTTCAACAATTAAATTCTCAATTTCTTCACCTTTAAGCACTGCTAAAGCACCTTTAAGAATAAATAATAATCCCTGACCACCAGCATCTACAACACCAGCTTGTTTTAAAACTGGTAACATATCCGGAGTCTTTTGTAATACTTCTTCTGAATATTTGATTGTCTCTTCTAATACGAACTCAATATCGTTAGAATCTAGAGCCAATTGCATTGCTTTTTCTGCGCCCTCACGTGCAACAGTTAATATTGTACCTTCTTTAGGTTTCATAACAGCTTTATATGCAGTTGCTACTCCTTTTTCAAAGGCATTAGCTAATACTGTTGTATCAATGGACTCTACACCAATGAGACCTTTATAAAACCCTCTAAATAACTGGGAAAGAATAACTCCTGAGTTACCTCTAGCTCCTCTTAGAGCCCCTGAGGAAAGCGCCTTTCCAACATCTTCAACCTTATCTGATTCAACCTTTTGAACCTCTTTGGCTGCCGCCATTACAGTTAAAGACATATTTGTACCTGTATCACCATCTGGAACTGGAAAAACATTGAGTTCATCTACATAATCCTTGTTTTTCTCTAATAAACTTGCTCCTCCAATGATCATTTTCTTAAGCAATGTTGCATTAATGTGCTCACTCACATTAAGTACCTCCTAACAAGAAACTAAGACTGTGTAATGTAATTAATCGACTCTTACACCTTCAACAAATATATTTACTTTTTCTACATCAATACCGATCATATCTTCCACTCGATATTTAACAGTTGAAATTAAATTATCTGCAATAGCAGATATCTTAGTACCGTATTCAACAATAATATGCAAGTCTAATGTAACCTTATTATCTTCTAGATTAACCTTAATACCCTTAGTTAAGCTTTCACCTAATAATAATTGTACAAGTCCATCAGTTACATTAATAGAAGCCATTCCAACAACACCGTAACATTCTACAGCTGACAATCCTGCAATACGTGCAATAACCTCATTATCGATAATAACTTCGCCGTATTCTGTCATTAATCTACCTGACATAATTTCCCTCCTATTCTATTTTGATCTCTTATCTAATAACGAGACCTCATTAAAGGTATATGAAGATATACCTGACCTTAATCCATGTTGAGTTGAATTTGATGCTTACTATCTTTATTATTAGTATAATCAAGTATTGAAAGTATAAACATCTCAATTTATACACTTCTCAATACGTTCAACTATATGTAGCTTGAAAAAAGCTAAGAAACTAATTGATTTCGGCCTGGATAAGTAAAAAGAGCCTCTATCCTTTTGTTATTATAACATTTTTTTCACATTTACAAAATATTTTTTTTCAAATATCTAAAAAATAATAAATTAAACCTTGCAATCAATAGATTATTTTGTTAGAATAGATGTGTTGTATATGGGTAGGTAAATAGCACTTGATTTAAGCAAATAAGATTTAAGGAGGTGCACTGGGATGGCAAAATGTGATGTATGTCAAAAAGGTGTTCATTTTGGTATTAAAGTGAGCCATTCACATAGAAGATCAAATAAACAGTGGAAACCTAACGTTAAAAAGGTGAAAGCCATAGTTAATGGTTCTCCAAAAACAATTAATGTTTGTACAAGATGTTTAAGATCAAACAAAGTTGAAAGAGCTATGTAATGATTATCCCTCTATTAGAGGGATTTTTATTTGTCTTTTTTATTATAGCTAAAAAAATTGGCTTCCATTCTATTAAACCCAAAATAAAGCCGGTTCATCCATGAGATGACACCGGCTATTTTTCTGATTTAAAAATAAATATTTCTTAATTATACCTTATCCCATTCTAAAGAGTTTTCGTGTTATAAACCCTAAAACCTTTGGCATTTTGATTAAATAAAACTTCATATCAAAACCTCCCTAATAACAGCATTTAAACAAGTATATTCCAGTTATAATTGATGCCAATCCAAGAACCACAACGAAGAAATCACTTGATATAAATGTAGAAAAAATTAATCCAGTTCCTACGCTACATAATATAATTCCACACAGCCTTTTTCTTCCAGCTATCATTACTATTCTCCTACTATAGGTTTCTCTAGTATTACTTTATTATATTCTATTCAATACAAAATGTTACAGAGTATAACCTAACCTCACTGAAATTCATCTTACTTGAGGAAGACTTAGTGGTTTTCTAAAAAATAATGTGGGCTACAATAACAATAATTGGAAGTGTTATTAATGTTCTCTCTAGGAATATGACGAATAACTCTTTAAAATTCACTGGTATTTTTGACCCTAGAATTAATCCCCCTACTTCTGACATGTATATTAATTGAGTTACAGATGTCGTAGCAATAATAAACCGAGTCATTTCATTCTCGATACTAGCGGCCATAACTGATGGTAAAAACATATCTGCAAACCCAACAATTAATGTCTGCGAAGCCTCTACAGCTTCTGGTACCTGCAATAATAGTAAAAGTGGTATAAAAGGCATACCAAGATATTTAAATAATGGTGTATATTCAGCAAGAATGAGCGTGAAAGTCCCCATAGCCATGACGATTGGTATGACTCCAATCCACATATCCAAAACATTCATTGAGCCTTGCAAAATAAACTCTTTAACCCCTTTACTTTTACTACTTCTCGCAATTGCCTTTTCAAGCCCCCAGCTAAATGACGTATAACCCTCTGGAATTAACTCTTTATATTCATTTTTTTCGCCTGATATATAAACATCTGCTTTCCTCGATAGAGGTGGTATTCGAGGTATTATGATAGCAGCGACTATACCACATAAAAGAATCGTTAAGTAATAGGGTATAAATAGGTTTTCTAGACCCACTTGGGCTATGACTACTAAGCTAAAAGTGATCGACACAAAAGAAAATGTGGTTCCAATAACTGCAGCTTCACGCTTCGTGTAATAACCTTCTTCGTATTGCTTACTTGTCAATAATACACCGATTGTGCCATCGCCAAGCCATGAAGCTATGCAATCTACAGAAGATCTTCCAGGTAACTTAAAAACGGGACGCATAACCTTTGTTAATAAACTTCCAACAAACTCTAGTAAACCAAAATTCAATAATAGAGGCAATAACATACCTGCAAATAAAAATACAGCAAATAGGACAGGTAACAGGTCATATAGAAGTAATCCACCTGTATTTTCTGACCCAATAAAATCTGGTCCCACATTGTATAATGTACATATAACAAAAATTGACCCTAACACTCTGGCTACCATCCAAATCTTAGATGGATTAAAAAGAGCGTTTAAAAATGGATTATTAATAATAAAGTTTGGTTTTAAAATTTTTGTATAAATACTTATTATACATGAAAAGGTAATGATCATTGTTAGAATACTAGGAAGTGAATCCGCTAACCACCCTTGAATAAAGTTTGAAAAAATAGCAACAGGAATAATAATATGTCCTTCGTAAGAAATGGGTGTCATAAACAAAACTACCCCTAATAATGATGGTATTAAAAATTTAAGCAATCCTTTTTTAATCATAATGTATGCCTCCGATGTCGATTTTTGAAACAATATACATTATATCGTATAATTATAAGTTGTCAAGTATTATCTGAATGGCAATATAGATATCCTAGCTTAATAGTGATTTAGTTAAAATAATTACAGTCACTACAAAACGAAAACTCCTAAGGAATTCTACAGAGCTGCCTGTCATGAAAGTTGAGCTTGACTTATATAGAAATGAAATCAAGTAATTTTTCCTTATGCTATGAGTTTCTCTTATTCTATTTGATGATATACTTAAATTTTACTCTTAATTTTTATGAAAGCAAAAAAACACATGATAAGTGCTATTACTTATCATGTGCATGACTAGTCTCTTGATTGTATAATAACTAAAATACCGCCTTTGGTACTTATTGTGACTTCATCTCCAACTATCTCATTACTTACCCCCAAAGCTCTACCATATGTAAGGGTATAATCCTTTAATTCATACTTAAGCCCTGTTGTAGTCAATCCTTTCACTTCAGAAGTTAAAGGAATTAGAGAAAGATATTGCCCATATTGTTTCTCAATAACCCTATCTCCTTGTATAATTTGTATATGATTATGATCATCAATAATTTGGGCTGTAATATTTTGATTCATTGCTTGCACGAGACTGTGTATGTTTCCAAGCGTATGATCTAAACGTGTACCTGTACCTCCCAGTATGATAATATCTTTAGCCCCTCTTTTAATGGCTTCATTCAAGGCCAGTTCCGTATCCGTATAGTCTTTATCCGTAGGATACCTTAAAACTGTTATCTTTTTAGCCTCGTACTCTGATAGTAATTCATGATCACAACTATCGAAGTCCCCCATAATTAAATCGGGATTTCGACGCCATTCCTTCATGTGTCTTAGTCCACCATCAGCACAAATAATATAATCTGCTAACTTTATCGTTTCATCATATTGTTCATAATTTTTAATCATACCACCAGTTATAACAATAATTGTCATGGTCTCACCTTCAATGCTTAAAGCCTACTATTTATACTGTTGAAAAATGGATTTGAAGGAGCTGATTTCCCCAGCTACATCTTCTGCATTGAAAATTGCAGACCCAGCAACAATGACATTAGCTCCAACCTTTAACACTTCATCAATAGTCGATGAATTAATTCCTCCATCAACTTGAATATCAACATTTAAATTACGCTTATAAATACAATTGGACAAATACTCAATTTTAGGTAACATGGATTGAATAAACTTCTGACCACCAAATCCCGGATTTACAGTCATAACTAGAACCATATCTACTTCTTCTAATACATATTCAATGGTGCTAATAGGCGTCGCAGGATTGACAGCTACTGCTGCTTTTACACCATTTTCTTTAATATTTTGAACAGTACGATGTAGATGTTTACATGCTTCTTGATGCACAGTAATAATATCTGCGCCAGCATCAACAAAATGCTTAATGTATTGATCTGGATTTTCAATCATCAGATGAACATCAAATACTTTATCCGTACAGCTTCTTAAGCTTTTTACCACAGCAGGTCCAATAGTAATATTTGGCACAAAATGCCCATCCATGACATCAATATGAATGTATTCACTTCCAGCCTCAGATATCAACTTAATATCTTCTCTAAGGTTCCCAAAATCCGCAGATAATATTGACGGTGCTAATTTTATCATATGTCTACCTCCACCTGTTTCTATCTTGATAATCTTTTAGTTCATCGTATAGTAATTTATAATCTTTATAACGTTGTTTAGAAATTTCCTTATCCTCTACGGCATCTTTCACACCGCAAACGGGTTCATGAATATGCATGCAACCTTTAAATTTACAATAGGGCTCATGCTCATTAAATTCAGGAAAATAATCTTTTAACTCTTCATAAGGTATATGGAACAAATTAAGAGACGAAAATCCTGGTGTATCTACTACATAACCTCCAGCTTCAAAAGGCATCAACTCCGCATGCCTTGTTGTGTGTTTTCCTCGTTCTATTTTCTCACTTATTTCTCCTGTTTTTAACTGCAAATCTTTACTGACCATATTCAGCATAGAAGATTTGCCAACTCCTGAAGGTCCAGCAAAGACAGTTGTTTTATCAGTTAATACTTCTCTCAGAACTTCTTCACCTATTTGCTTTTTTACACTTGTATATATAACCTTATAGCCTGTTTTCAAGTAATCATCGACTAATCCCTTAAGTTGATCTTGACTAATTAATTCTACTTTATTAAAACAAATGACTACATCAATTCCCTGTTCTTCAGCTAATATTAAGAATCTATCCAATAATGAAAAATTAGGATCAGGCTTTTTAGCTGCAAAAACAATAATTGCTTGATCTACATTGGCTACTGTTGGTCGAATTAATGAATTTTTTCTAGGAAAGATTTCATTAATATACCCTTTCCCATTCTTACCAATTTCAAATTCGACTTCATCACCAATAAGAGGTGTTATGTTCTTTTTCCGAAAAACACCCCTTGCCTTGCATTCTATGATACCTTTTTCTTTTGTGTCCACATAGTAAAAACCTGCTATACCTTTTATTATCTTACCTTGCATGCATTAAGGCTCCTTATTCAAACGATACGGGGTCTTGTCGTACTAATTTCCCCTCTAAGTAAATTAACACAGTTGCATTTCCATTTCCTTTTGCTGGCACCTCTATAGGGAAGCTCTCATGAGTAATTTGGTCATTGAAAATAGGAACTAAATCGACTTCGTCTTCAAACTTAAGAACAACTGTTAATTGACCACTTTCCAGTTCGTCACCTAATAAGTCTGGAATAACGATAGTTTGACTTTTTAAATCTTCCGTACTATCATTACCTGTTTCATTATCATCATTCTGGCCATCATTTCTCTCTTCATCAATTGGTTCAATCTCTAATTCAGGTGTTTCAATGTTTTCTTCATCATCTTTATTAGGATCTGGACCAAGACTTACAGCTAAATCCACCACATAACCAGCTTTTACTTTGCTACCAGCCTCTACTGTTTGAGCAATGACATAGCCTTCTTCTACAGTATCATGATGATAAGGATTAATTTTACCTAATACAAGACCAACATTAGACAGTTCAGCTATTGCTTCACTCTCTGTTAAATCTTTCACTTTAGGTACAATTATTTTATTATCCTCCTTCCCATTACTCACCATAAGAGTAATGGTTTCACCCCTACTAACTTTTGCATTAGCTGATGGTGATTGGCTAATAACATTACCGGCTTGAACATTGTCATCATAAGTAGTTATTACTTCCACTTTAAGACCTTTATCAATAAGAGTCGCTTTTGCAGCTTCGTAATTTTCATTAGTAACAGGAGGTACATCAATTTTCTCTTCACCTAAACTCACAACAACTTCTACAACATCACCTTGTTTAAGAACTGTTGAAGCACCTTGTACTTGTTCGACTATGTCACCTTCATCGTAAGCATCAGCATATTGTTCACTAACTTTTTTTATCTCTAAGCCCATATCATTTAACTGTTGTTTTGCTTCTTCAAAAGAAACACCTTTTAAGTCAGGAACTTGCACGTTACTAATAACAACTGCCGGTTCATTAGGATCTGCTGCGTTAAATATATTCAAGGCTGCATATACTAAGAAGCTAATAATAATTAATGAAGTAACTACAGCACTAATCACAACAACTTTATCATTCTTCCCTGAATCTTCTTCTATATCATTATCGTTATCTTCAATCGATGTTATTTCAAAATCTGCTGTCTCTTCTTTTATTTTACGTAAATCATCACCTGTAATATTAATTGTAGGTGAATCCATTGCATCTACCATTTCAACAAAGGTATTATTGGGATCCTCTAAGGCCTTTTTCATATCATCAATGATCTCATTGGCTGTTTGGTATCGTCTTTCAGGTTTCTTAAGAGTCGCTTTCATAATAATTGCCTCTAAACTCTCCGTCACCTGTTCATTTGCAGTACTTGGTCTTGGAAATTCATCTTTGATATGCTGGATAGCTACAGTTACAGGACTCTCTGCCTGAAAAGGTACAGTATTTGTAACCATTTCAAACATGGTTATCCCTAGTGAGTATAAATCACTCTTTTCATCAACATAGCCACCTCTGGCTTGTTCAGGAGAAAAGTAATGTACTGAACCTATTGCATTAGCACTAGATGTAATAGTAGATGTTGATGCTGCTCTAGCTATTCCAAAATCAGTTACCTTTACATCTCCTTTGTGAGATATAATGATATTTTGTGGCTTAATGTCCCGATGTACTATTTTGTTAGCATGGGCTACCTTTAAAGCTTTAGCAATTTTAATTGCAATTTCCAAAGTTTCTTTTGAAGATAAAGGTCCATTAATCCTTACATATTGTTGTAAAGTTTCTCCTTCGAT belongs to Vallitalea okinawensis and includes:
- the pknB gene encoding Stk1 family PASTA domain-containing Ser/Thr kinase encodes the protein MLEVGTLLGNRYEIIKKIGAGGMSVVYKAKCQKLNRFVAIKVLREEFANDDTFVTKFRVEAQAAASLSHPNIINVFDVGSDNGTHYIVMELIEGETLQQYVRINGPLSSKETLEIAIKIAKALKVAHANKIVHRDIKPQNIIISHKGDVKVTDFGIARAASTSTITSSANAIGSVHYFSPEQARGGYVDEKSDLYSLGITMFEMVTNTVPFQAESPVTVAIQHIKDEFPRPSTANEQVTESLEAIIMKATLKKPERRYQTANEIIDDMKKALEDPNNTFVEMVDAMDSPTINITGDDLRKIKEETADFEITSIEDNDNDIEEDSGKNDKVVVISAVVTSLIIISFLVYAALNIFNAADPNEPAVVISNVQVPDLKGVSFEEAKQQLNDMGLEIKKVSEQYADAYDEGDIVEQVQGASTVLKQGDVVEVVVSLGEEKIDVPPVTNENYEAAKATLIDKGLKVEVITTYDDNVQAGNVISQSPSANAKVSRGETITLMVSNGKEDNKIIVPKVKDLTESEAIAELSNVGLVLGKINPYHHDTVEEGYVIAQTVEAGSKVKAGYVVDLAVSLGPDPNKDDEENIETPELEIEPIDEERNDGQNDDNETGNDSTEDLKSQTIVIPDLLGDELESGQLTVVLKFEDEVDLVPIFNDQITHESFPIEVPAKGNGNATVLIYLEGKLVRQDPVSFE
- a CDS encoding DAK2 domain-containing protein gives rise to the protein MIIGGASLLEKNKDYVDELNVFPVPDGDTGTNMSLTVMAAAKEVQKVESDKVEDVGKALSSGALRGARGNSGVILSQLFRGFYKGLIGVESIDTTVLANAFEKGVATAYKAVMKPKEGTILTVAREGAEKAMQLALDSNDIEFVLEETIKYSEEVLQKTPDMLPVLKQAGVVDAGGQGLLFILKGALAVLKGEEIENLIVEEAPVKKARPQEMIDPKDIKFGYCTEFIINTNKEFQEELQFRDFLESIGDSVVVVCDDDIIKIHVHTNDPGNALQKGLEYGQLTNIKIDNMREQHESQLNIDENETVQPTELKDVGFIAVSIGEGLKEIFKGLGVDYIIEGGQTMNPSTEDILKAVDQVHAKDVFILPNNKNIILAADQAAKLVEGKALHVVPSKSIPQGIAALINFDENSSAINNYDNMKDCLDDVHTGQVTFAVRDTMIDDKEIEKDDILGIGDNKIMVVGKGLEESTKDLFDKLIDEDSELITIYYGEDVSEEDAMQIADYLEEEYDECEVEVHYGGQPLYYYIFSVE
- the rpe gene encoding ribulose-phosphate 3-epimerase, with the translated sequence MIKLAPSILSADFGNLREDIKLISEAGSEYIHIDVMDGHFVPNITIGPAVVKSLRSCTDKVFDVHLMIENPDQYIKHFVDAGADIITVHQEACKHLHRTVQNIKENGVKAAVAVNPATPISTIEYVLEEVDMVLVMTVNPGFGGQKFIQSMLPKIEYLSNCIYKRNLNVDIQVDGGINSSTIDEVLKVGANVIVAGSAIFNAEDVAGEISSFKSIFQQYK
- a CDS encoding YjiH family protein, which produces MIKKGLLKFLIPSLLGVVLFMTPISYEGHIIIPVAIFSNFIQGWLADSLPSILTMIITFSCIISIYTKILKPNFIINNPFLNALFNPSKIWMVARVLGSIFVICTLYNVGPDFIGSENTGGLLLYDLLPVLFAVFLFAGMLLPLLLNFGLLEFVGSLLTKVMRPVFKLPGRSSVDCIASWLGDGTIGVLLTSKQYEEGYYTKREAAVIGTTFSFVSITFSLVVIAQVGLENLFIPYYLTILLCGIVAAIIIPRIPPLSRKADVYISGEKNEYKELIPEGYTSFSWGLEKAIARSSKSKGVKEFILQGSMNVLDMWIGVIPIVMAMGTFTLILAEYTPLFKYLGMPFIPLLLLLQVPEAVEASQTLIVGFADMFLPSVMAASIENEMTRFIIATTSVTQLIYMSEVGGLILGSKIPVNFKELFVIFLERTLITLPIIVIVAHIIF
- a CDS encoding thiamine diphosphokinase, with product MTIIVITGGMIKNYEQYDETIKLADYIICADGGLRHMKEWRRNPDLIMGDFDSCDHELLSEYEAKKITVLRYPTDKDYTDTELALNEAIKRGAKDIIILGGTGTRLDHTLGNIHSLVQAMNQNITAQIIDDHNHIQIIQGDRVIEKQYGQYLSLIPLTSEVKGLTTTGLKYELKDYTLTYGRALGVSNEIVGDEVTISTKGGILVIIQSRD
- the rsgA gene encoding ribosome small subunit-dependent GTPase A; its protein translation is MQGKIIKGIAGFYYVDTKEKGIIECKARGVFRKKNITPLIGDEVEFEIGKNGKGYINEIFPRKNSLIRPTVANVDQAIIVFAAKKPDPNFSLLDRFLILAEEQGIDVVICFNKVELISQDQLKGLVDDYLKTGYKVIYTSVKKQIGEEVLREVLTDKTTVFAGPSGVGKSSMLNMVSKDLQLKTGEISEKIERGKHTTRHAELMPFEAGGYVVDTPGFSSLNLFHIPYEELKDYFPEFNEHEPYCKFKGCMHIHEPVCGVKDAVEDKEISKQRYKDYKLLYDELKDYQDRNRWR
- the rpmB gene encoding 50S ribosomal protein L28; the encoded protein is MAKCDVCQKGVHFGIKVSHSHRRSNKQWKPNVKKVKAIVNGSPKTINVCTRCLRSNKVERAM
- a CDS encoding Asp23/Gls24 family envelope stress response protein, with protein sequence MSGRLMTEYGEVIIDNEVIARIAGLSAVECYGVVGMASINVTDGLVQLLLGESLTKGIKVNLEDNKVTLDLHIIVEYGTKISAIADNLISTVKYRVEDMIGIDVEKVNIFVEGVRVD